A genomic segment from Aegilops tauschii subsp. strangulata cultivar AL8/78 chromosome 1, Aet v6.0, whole genome shotgun sequence encodes:
- the LOC109773683 gene encoding uncharacterized protein isoform X1 has product MSRTKFLSSTSNLLLTGQRKMQSSHRPCNLLCPVAPYAAAAPRPQQRPAHLLGTHRQRLLSPPRRHSEARLLSGMAPMATSSSPTANPQPFKLILGSSSVARKNILNEMGFEFQVMTADIDERSIRRKDPDELVMLLAEAKGQPTNMPGSGARRHQGALLTHKNLKYADAIMSRMNISDYQKEGDQPTLLITSDIVVVHEGIIREKPSSKEEARQFLKGYSGGHVSTVGGVVVTNLTTGKKLGSLDKAEVYFHDIPDEIIENLIDEGVVFRVAGGLLLEHPLVLPFVEAVVGSSDSVMGLSKDLANKLIHEALLA; this is encoded by the exons ATGTCGCGTACAAAATTTCTTTCTTCCACGTCGAATTTATTGCTGACTGGACAGAGAAAAATGCAATCTTCCCACCGTCCCTGCAATCTCCTATGCCCGGTGGCGCCATATGCGGCCGCCGCACCCCGTCCTCAACAGCGGCCGGCGCATCTTCTCGGAACCCACCGGCAGCGCCTTCTCTCCCCTCCGCGCCGCCACTCTGAAGCCCGCCTTCTCTCCGGCATGGCCCCAATGGCCACTTCCTCCTCCCCCACCGCGAACCCCCAGCCATTCAAG TTGATCCTGGGGTCTTCGTCAGTCGCCAGGAAGAACATCCTCAACGAGATGGGGTTCGAGTTCCAAGTCATG ACCGCGGACATCGACGAGAGGAGCATAAGAAGGAAGGATCCGGATGAGCTAGTCATGCTTCTTGCGGAGGCCAAG GGCCAGCCGACAAATATGCCGGGCTCAGGGGCAAGACGACACCAAGGGGCCCTGTTGACACATAAAAACTTGAAATAT GCTGATGCTATCATGTCTAGAATGAACATTTCTGATTACCAGAAGGAAGGCGACCAACCAACACTGCTGATCACCTCTGACATA GTGGTTGTACATGAAGGGATTATTAGAGAAAAGCCAAGCAGCAAGGAAGAAGCACGCCAATTCCTGAAAG GTTATTCTGGTGGGCATGTGTCAACTGTGGGTGGTGTGGTTGTAACTAATCTTACGACTGGCAAGAAGCTTGGCAGTTTAGACAAAGCTGAG GTGTACTTCCATGACATACCAGATGAGATAATTGAGAACCTG ATCGATGAGGGGGTAGTATTTAGGGTTGCGGGTGGCTTGCTGCTAGAACATCCATTGGTGTTGCCGTTTGTCGAAGCAGTG GTTGGTTCTAGTGACAGTGTAATGGGGCTATCAAAGGATCTGGCAAACAAACTCATTCACGAGGCATTGTTGGCATAG
- the LOC109773683 gene encoding uncharacterized protein isoform X2, producing MSRTKFLSSTSNLLLTGQRKMQSSHRPCNLLCPVAPYAAAAPRPQQRPAHLLGTHRQRLLSPPRRHSEARLLSGMAPMATSSSPTANPQPFKLILGSSSVARKNILNEMGFEFQVMTADIDERSIRRKDPDELVMLLAEAKADAIMSRMNISDYQKEGDQPTLLITSDIVVVHEGIIREKPSSKEEARQFLKGYSGGHVSTVGGVVVTNLTTGKKLGSLDKAEVYFHDIPDEIIENLIDEGVVFRVAGGLLLEHPLVLPFVEAVVGSSDSVMGLSKDLANKLIHEALLA from the exons ATGTCGCGTACAAAATTTCTTTCTTCCACGTCGAATTTATTGCTGACTGGACAGAGAAAAATGCAATCTTCCCACCGTCCCTGCAATCTCCTATGCCCGGTGGCGCCATATGCGGCCGCCGCACCCCGTCCTCAACAGCGGCCGGCGCATCTTCTCGGAACCCACCGGCAGCGCCTTCTCTCCCCTCCGCGCCGCCACTCTGAAGCCCGCCTTCTCTCCGGCATGGCCCCAATGGCCACTTCCTCCTCCCCCACCGCGAACCCCCAGCCATTCAAG TTGATCCTGGGGTCTTCGTCAGTCGCCAGGAAGAACATCCTCAACGAGATGGGGTTCGAGTTCCAAGTCATG ACCGCGGACATCGACGAGAGGAGCATAAGAAGGAAGGATCCGGATGAGCTAGTCATGCTTCTTGCGGAGGCCAAG GCTGATGCTATCATGTCTAGAATGAACATTTCTGATTACCAGAAGGAAGGCGACCAACCAACACTGCTGATCACCTCTGACATA GTGGTTGTACATGAAGGGATTATTAGAGAAAAGCCAAGCAGCAAGGAAGAAGCACGCCAATTCCTGAAAG GTTATTCTGGTGGGCATGTGTCAACTGTGGGTGGTGTGGTTGTAACTAATCTTACGACTGGCAAGAAGCTTGGCAGTTTAGACAAAGCTGAG GTGTACTTCCATGACATACCAGATGAGATAATTGAGAACCTG ATCGATGAGGGGGTAGTATTTAGGGTTGCGGGTGGCTTGCTGCTAGAACATCCATTGGTGTTGCCGTTTGTCGAAGCAGTG GTTGGTTCTAGTGACAGTGTAATGGGGCTATCAAAGGATCTGGCAAACAAACTCATTCACGAGGCATTGTTGGCATAG